The following are encoded in a window of Peromyscus eremicus chromosome 12, PerEre_H2_v1, whole genome shotgun sequence genomic DNA:
- the Chrd gene encoding chordin isoform X4 produces MPSLPAPPAPRLLLGLLLLGSRPAGGTGPEPPALPIRPEKEPLPVRGAAGCSFGGKVYALDETWHPDLGEPFGVMRCVLCACEAPQWARRGRGPGRVSCKNIKPQCPTLACRQPRQLPGHCCQTCPQERSNLDRQPAGLVFEYPRDPEHRSYSDRGEPGAGERTRADGHTDFVALLTGPRSQAVARARVSLQRSSLRFSISYQRLDRPSRVRFTDPTGNILFEHPASPTQDGLVCGVWRAVPRLSLRLLRAEQLHVALVTPTHTSGEVWGPLIWQGALAAETFSAILTLEGPQHRGVGGIALLTLSDTEDSLHFLLLFRGLLGPRNGGLGPVPLKLQILHQGQPLQELQANASAQDPGFAEVLPSLTGQEMDWLALGELQMALERAGGPELRISGYITARQSCDVLQSVLCGADALIPVQTGAAGSASLILLGNGSLIYQVQVVGTGSEVVAMTLETKPQQKNQRTVLCHVAGLQLGGHMAVGICSGLGARGAHMLLQNELFLNIGTKDFPDGELRGHVTALPYSGHSARYDRLPVPLAGALVLPPVRSQAAGHAWLSLDTHCHLHYEVLLAGLGGSEQGTVTAHLLGPPGMPGPQRLLKGFYGSEAQGVVKDLEPVLLRHLAQGTASLLITTKSSPRGELRGQVHIASQCEVGGLRLASEGVQMSVAPNGEAATLPMLPAGPGPEAPVPVKHGSSGRPRDPNTCFFEGQQRPHGARWSPNYDPLCSLCTCQRRTVICDPIVCPPPSCPHPVQALDQCCPVCPEKQRSRDLPGLPNLEPGEGCYFDGDRSWRAAGTRWHPVVPPFGLIKCAVCTCKGATGEVHCEKVQCPRLACAQPVRANPTDCCKQCPGSGAHAKLGDPMQADGPRGCRFAGQWFPENQSWHPSVPPFGEMSCITCRCGAGVPHCERDDCSLSLSCGSGKESRCCSHCTAQRSSETRTLPELEKEAESS; encoded by the exons ATGCCGAGCCTCCCGGCCCCGCCGGCCCCGCGGCTGCTCCTCGGGCTGCTGCTCCTCGGCTCACGGCCGGCCGGTGGCACTGGTCCCGAGCCCCCCGCGCTGCCCATCCGTCCCGAGAAGGAGCCGCTGCCTGTTCGGGGAGCGGCAG GCTGCTCCTTCGGCGGGAAGGTCTATGCCTTGGACGAGACGTGGCACCCGGACCTGGGGGAGCCTTTTGGGGTGATGCGCTGCGTGCTGTGCGCCTGTGAAGCG CCTCAGTGGGCTCGCCGTGGGAGGGGCCCTGGCAGGGTCAGCTGTAAGAACATCAAACCCCAGTGCCCCACCCTGGCCTGCAGGCAGCCGCGCCAGCTGCCAGGACACTGCTGCCAGACCTGCCCGCAGG AGCGCAGCAATCTAGATCGACAGCCCGCTGGCCTCGTCTTCGAGTATCCAAGGGACCCAGAGCACCGCAGTTATAGTGATCGAGGGGAACCAGGCGCTGGGGAGCGGACACGTGCTGATGGCCACACGG ACTTCGTGGCGCTGCTGACAGGACCCCGGTCGCAGGCGGTAGCTCGTGCTCGAGTCTCCCTGCAGCGCTCCAGTCTTCGCTTCTCTATCTCCTACCAGCG GCTGGACCGCCCCAGCAGGGTTCGGTTCACAGATCCCACAGGCAACATCCTGTTTGAACACCCTGCTTCCCCCACCCAGGATGGCCTG GTTTGTGGGGTGTGGCGGGCAGTGCCTCGGCTGTCTCTGAGGCTCCTGAGGGCAGAACAGTTGCATGTAGCCCTTGTGACACCCACTCACACTTCAGGAGAAGTCTGGGGGCCTCTCATTTGGCAAGGTGCTCTGGCTGCAG AGACCTTCAGTGCCATCCTGACTCTGGAAGGCCCACAGCATCGGGGTGTGGGGGGCATAGCCCTgctcaccctcagtgacacagaAGACTCCTTACATTTTTTGCTGCTCTTCCGGGGTCTGCTGGGCCCCAGGAATGGAG GACTAGGTCCGGTTCCCCTGAAGCTTCAGATTCTCCACCAGGGACAGCCACTTCAAGAGCTCCAAGCCAACGCCTCGGCACAG GACCCAGGTTTTGCTGAGGTGCTGCCCAGCCTTACAGGCCAGGAGATGGACTGGCTGGCGCTGGGGGAGCTGCAGATGGCCCTAGAGAGGGCAGGGGGGCCAGAGCTACGCATCAGTGGATACATTACTGCCAGGCAGAGCTGTGATG TCCTTCAAAGCGTCCTCTGTGGGGCTGATGCCCTGATCCCAGTCCAGACGGGTGCTGCTGGCTCAGCCAGCTTGATACTGCTAGGAAATGGCTCCCTGATCTATCAG GTGCAAGTGGTAGGTACAGGTAGCGAGGTGGTGGCCATGACACTGGAGACCAAGCCACAGCAGAAGAACCAGCGCACTGTCCTGTGCCACGTAGCTGGACTCCAGCTGGGAGGACACATG GCTGTGGGTATCTGCTCTGGCCTGGGTGCCCGAGGGGCGCATATGCTGCTGCAGAATGAGCTGTTCCTGAATATTGGCACCAAGGACTTCCCAGATGGAGAGCTCCGGGGGCATGTGACTGCCCTGCCCTACAGTGGGCACAGTGCCCGCTATGACA GATTGCCCGTGCCTCTGGCAGGGGCGCTGGTGCTGCCCCCTGTACGGAGTCAGGCAGCAGGTCATGCCTGGCTCTCCCTGGATACGCATTGCCACTTACACTATGAGGTGCTGCTGGCTGGACTTGGTGGTTCAGAGCAAGGCACTGTCACTGCCCACCTCCTCGGGCCTCCTGGGATGCCAGGACCCCAGCGGCTGCTGAAGGGATTCTATGGCTCAGAG GCCCAAGGTGTGGTCAAAGACCTGGAGCCCGTGTTGCTGCGGCACCTGGCACAGGGCACCGCTTCTCTCTTGATCACCACCAAGAGTAGCCCCAGAGGGGAACTACGTGGGCAG GTGCACATTGCCAGTCAGTGTGAGGTGGGAGGTCTGCGCCTGGCCTCAGAAGGGGTGCAGATGTCAGTGGCTCCGAATGGAGAGGCAGCTACATTGCCTATGTTGCCTGCTGGGCCTGGTCCTGAAGCCCCAGTACCAGTCAAACATGGCAGCTCCGGGAGGCCCCGAGACCCTAACACATGCTTCTTCGAGGGGCAGCAGCGTCCCCACGGGGCTCGCTGGTCACCCAACTATGACCCACTCTGCTCACTCTGCACCTGTCAG AGACGAACAGTGATCTGTGATCCCATAGTATGCCCACCACCAAGCTGCCCCCACCCAGTGCAGGCGCTGGACCAGTGCTGTCCCGTGTGTCCAG AGAAGCAACGCAGCAGAGATCTTCCCGGGCTACCAAACCTGGAACCAGGAGAGG GCTGCTATTTTGATGGTGACCGGAGCTGGAGGGCAGCGGGTACCCGGTGGCACCCGGTTGTGCCCCCCTTTGGCTTAATCAAGTGTGCTGTCTGTACCTGCAAG GGGGCCACAGGAGAGGTGCACTGTGAGAAGGTGCAGTGTCCTCGCTTGGCCTGTGCTCAGCCTGTCCGTGCCAACCCCACTGACTGCTGCAAACAGTGTCCAG GGTCAGGGGCCCATGCCAAGCTGGGAGACCCGATGCAGGCTGATGGGCCTCGGGGGTGTcgctttgctgggcagtggttcCCAGAGAATCAGAGCTGGCATCCATCAGTGCCCCCCTTTGGGGAGATGAGCTGTATTACCTGCAGATGTGGG GCCGGGGTACCTCATTGTGAGCGAGATGATTGTTCCTTGTCACTGTCCTGCGGCTCAGGGAAGGAGAGTCGATGCTGTTCCCACTGCACAGCCCAACGGT CCTCTGAGACTAGAACCCTTCCAGAgctggagaaggaagctgagagctcctAG